A portion of the Sabethes cyaneus chromosome 3, idSabCyanKW18_F2, whole genome shotgun sequence genome contains these proteins:
- the LOC128740504 gene encoding uncharacterized protein LOC128740504, translated as MDKNDYDSRVLNMINEGPYEECKFKNGKPKDPLNTMIDEANVVRQKVARLMGDEKLERRLYVPNPKVASLYCLPKIHKNPLSMRPISSNICTPTEKMAAWLVDEIKRYPVTHGKSVKNSIELVDQIKDLEIRRSEIMVSFDVASLFPSVPVEDALKSLRAHLERKQVPSNHIAAYLSVAQLCMKQNLFMFRGKFYKQNFGLSMGSKLSPLLAEVFMSDFETEVQKDKMFPRVWKRYVDDVFALVKERYLPQTLNLLNSKHDSIRFTVEKEQDGTLPFLDLRISIKEDKTLKFGIYRKPTSTDRFITSDSNHFGAQKQAAFHSMAHRLFNIPLEEEEFNAEREKIHKIAGQNGYDSNFVNKILRKHERKRHRQNATTLQPDSDEKVRISLPFYPIITNSIKNILHQHGFATAFKSSCTLREMLCNLKDKIPLEEQSGIYQIPCQDCPAIYIGQTRRKFKIRLREHRKAVEHSRSCDSSVAAHSEELRHKINWESAKLFKTIKKVSLLNAWESMYIANAEKPLMNGDDPPIISPLFGLAKK; from the coding sequence ATGGATAAAAACGATTACGACTCGCGCGTACTCAACATGATCAATGAAGGTCCGTACGAAGAGTGTaaattcaaaaatggaaaaCCCAAAGATCCTCTCAACACTATGATAGACGAGGCTAACGTTGTTCGACAAAAAGTGGCACGGCTAATGGGGGATGAAAAGCTTGAGCGACGTCTTTACGTACCGAATCCGAAGGTCGCCTCACTATACTGCCTACCCAAAATCCATAAGAATCCATTGTCTATGCGTCCAATTTCGTCAAACATCTGTACACCAACCGAGAAAATGGCGGCTTGGCTGGTAGATGAGATCAAACGATATCCTGTGACTCACGGCAAGAGTGTAAAAAACTCGATAGAACTTGTAGATCAGATTAAAGACCTCGAGATACGACGCAGTGAGATCATGGTGTCGTTCGATGTTGCTTCTCTGTTCCCCAGTGTACCCGTTGAAGATGCCTTAAAAAGCTTACGTGCACATTTAGAACGAAAACAAGTCCCCTCGAACCACATTGCGGCTTATCTTTCTGTGGCACAGTTGTGTATGAAGCAGAACTTATTCATGTTTCGCGGGAAGTTTTACAAACAAAACTTTGGCCTTAGCATGGGAAGTAAGCTTTCACCGCTATTAGCTGAAGTATTTATGAGCGATTTTGAGACCGAGGTACAAAAAGACAAAATGTTCCCCCGGGTTTGGAAGCGGTACGTCGACGATGTGTTTGCTTTGGTGAAGGAACGCTATTTGCCACAAACGCTCAACCTACTGAACTCGAAACACGACTCGATCAGATTTACGGTTGAAAAAGAACAAGACGGTACACTCCCGTTTTTAGATCTTCGCATCTCAATAAAAGAAGACAAAACTTTGAAATTTGGCATCTACCGTAAACCAACTTCAACAGACCGTTTCATAACATCCGACTCCAACCATTTTGGAGCCCAAAAGCAAGCAGCATTCCACTCGATGGCCCACCGCCTTTTCAATATACCGTTAGAAGAAGAAGAGTTTAATGCGGAAAGGGAGAAAATACACAAAATCGCCGGACAGAATGGATATGACAGCAACTTTGTGAACAAAATCCTGCGGAAACATGAACGGAAAAGACACCGACAGAATGCAACAACTCTTCAACCAGACAGCGATGAGAAAGTTAGGATCAGCCTACCGTTTTATCCAATTATAACAAACTCGATCAAAAACATTCTTCACCAACATGGATTTGCGACAGCCTTCAAAAGCAGCTGCACTCTACGGGAAATGTTGTGCAACCTCAAAGACAAAATCCCGCTTGAGGAACAATCTGGAATATATCAAATTCCATGCCAAGATTGCCCCGCTATCTACATTGGACAAACACGTcgcaaatttaaaattagactaagGGAACATAGGAAGGCCGTGGAGCACAGCCGATCATGTGACTCTAGTGTAGCAGCACACAGTGAAGAATTACggcataaaataaattgggaGAGTGCGAAATTATTCAAAACCATTAAGAAGGTTTCACTGCTAAATGCATGGGAATCAATGTATATCGCCAATGCAGAGAAACCTCTTATGAATGGAGATGATCCACCAATAATTTCCCCTCTCTTTGGATTGGCAAAAAAGTGA
- the LOC128744429 gene encoding uncharacterized protein KIAA0513 isoform X1 has translation MDIAAFASTMATKAAATRDRASQPADFTSGETSGSFNGATASDVRANKLKSFMGKTPSAIKSKFLSVLGNSTEIINGISNKIDAALSLSSSEDTETTENRNQAKVDSMLRQKYEASHWKHPDDTTAGNEVDFELRRAKERRAHEEVLSGRYRNPAFSHPVANGSNALPVAVRGEVEKPPANSISTEFTHSNYSNNSCSIDSKSPQPPPGDGESDLAMEVASQSVPVVEAVPSGKDHLRDNKIGQCMPSSASTSDNESCVLSATLESSELKMWIRSESENSVPSWASSISLDSQSEEAILDFMKRFVKILFRESSSITLELKSDFGQYARTETGRLWFSRLVNAQRAKSKRVDESTFYSLIQYFAIVLFECAESEDFSPAKTLMNMCFTFYHDIDVPGCEPYREYLYTYLRDQPIWHSLRFWNAAFFDALQTERKHRPVPPTKSTNSQARADDATGCHVLAVPEAERSSSTSACDRTDPFELQEDKKFHQNLSFGQLGSFTCNMHAFGLSRELCYEFLMKQCVIANLNIEQQKLLKENVDRMYRETDPWREN, from the exons ATGGATATTGCAGCATTCGCATCGACAATGGCCACAAAGGCTGCCGCCACAAGGGATCGCGCAAGCCAACCGGCTGATTTCACCAGTGGGGAAACGTCCGGTTCGTTCAACGGGGCAACCGCCTCGGACGTCAGGGCCAACAAGCTGAAATCGTTTATGGGAAAAACTCCCAGTGCCATCAAGTCCAAGTTTCTGTCCGTGCTTGGCAACAGCACGGAGATTATTAATGGGATATCGAATAAG ATTGATGCCGCCCTCAGTTTATCGTCCTCCGAAGATACGGAAACGACCGAGAACCGCAACCAAGCGAAGGTAGACAGTATGCTGAGACAAAAGTATGAGGCTTCCCACTGGAAGCACCCAG ATGATACGACGGCCGGAAACGAGGTCGATTTTGAACTGCGGAGAGCTAAAGAGCGGCGAGCACATGAAGAAGTACTATCAGGACGATACAGAAATCCAGCATTTAGTCATC CAGTGGCAAACGGAAGTAACGCTCTGCCAGTGGCAGTGCGTGGAGAGGTGGAGAAACCTCCTGCAAACAGTATTAGTACCGAGTTTACTCACAGCAACTATAGCAATAATTCCTGTTCGATTGATTCGAAATCACCTCAACCGCCTCCCGGAGATGGAGAAAGTGATCTAGCAATGGAAGTGGCCTCACAATCCGTACCAGTAGTGGAAGCCGTTCCGTCCGGCAAAGACCATCTTAGAGATAACAAAATTGGTCAAT GTATGCCTAGCAGTGCCTCAACTAGTGACAACGAGTCCTGCGTACTTAGTGCCACCCTGGAATCGTCTGAGTTGAAGATGTGGATCCGATCCGAGTCGGAGAATTCAGTGCCATCGTGGGCGTCCTCTATCAGCCTTGACAGTCAGTCGGAGGAAGCAATACTGGATTTTATGAAGCGTTTCGTGAAAATACTTTTCCGAGAAAGTTCCTCCATTACACTGGAGCTGAAATCCGATTTCGGTCAATACGCACGG aCGGAAACTGGTCGCCTGTGGTTCTCTCGCTTGGTTAACGCACAACGAGCCAAATCTAAACGGGTAGATGAATCGACCTTTTATTCGCTGATTCAGTATTTTGCAATTGTGTTGTTTGAGTGTGCCGAAAGTGAGGACTTTTCCCCGGCCAAAACTCTTATGAACATGTGCTTTACCTTCTATCATGACA TTGACGTTCCTGGTTGTGAACCATACCGTGAGTATTTGTACACCTATTTGCGGGATCAACCGATTTGGCACTCGTTGCGTTTCTGGAATGCGGCCTTTTTCGATGCTTTACAAACCGAGCGGAAGCACCGGCCGGTTCCTCCGACGAAATCGACAAATTCGCAAGCCAGAGCGGATGATGCGACCGGTTGCCACGTACTTGCCGTGCCTGAAGCGGAACGATCTTCGTCAACCAGTGCCTGTGACCGGACGGATCCATTCGAGCTGCAGGAGGACAAAAAGTTCCATCAAAATCTTAGTTTCGGACAGTTGGG AAGTTTCACATGTAACATGCATGCCTTTGGCCTTAGTCGGGAACTGTGTTATGAATTTCTTATGAAACAATGTGTAATAGCAAATTTAAATATTg AACAGCAAAAACTACTCAAGGAAAATGTTGACCGAATGTACCGCGAGACGGATCCCTGGCGTGAAAACTAG
- the LOC128744429 gene encoding uncharacterized protein KIAA0513 isoform X2: protein MLRQKYEASHWKHPDDTTAGNEVDFELRRAKERRAHEEVLSGRYRNPAFSHPVANGSNALPVAVRGEVEKPPANSISTEFTHSNYSNNSCSIDSKSPQPPPGDGESDLAMEVASQSVPVVEAVPSGKDHLRDNKIGQCMPSSASTSDNESCVLSATLESSELKMWIRSESENSVPSWASSISLDSQSEEAILDFMKRFVKILFRESSSITLELKSDFGQYARTETGRLWFSRLVNAQRAKSKRVDESTFYSLIQYFAIVLFECAESEDFSPAKTLMNMCFTFYHDIDVPGCEPYREYLYTYLRDQPIWHSLRFWNAAFFDALQTERKHRPVPPTKSTNSQARADDATGCHVLAVPEAERSSSTSACDRTDPFELQEDKKFHQNLSFGQLGSFTCNMHAFGLSRELCYEFLMKQCVIANLNIEQQKLLKENVDRMYRETDPWREN from the exons ATGCTGAGACAAAAGTATGAGGCTTCCCACTGGAAGCACCCAG ATGATACGACGGCCGGAAACGAGGTCGATTTTGAACTGCGGAGAGCTAAAGAGCGGCGAGCACATGAAGAAGTACTATCAGGACGATACAGAAATCCAGCATTTAGTCATC CAGTGGCAAACGGAAGTAACGCTCTGCCAGTGGCAGTGCGTGGAGAGGTGGAGAAACCTCCTGCAAACAGTATTAGTACCGAGTTTACTCACAGCAACTATAGCAATAATTCCTGTTCGATTGATTCGAAATCACCTCAACCGCCTCCCGGAGATGGAGAAAGTGATCTAGCAATGGAAGTGGCCTCACAATCCGTACCAGTAGTGGAAGCCGTTCCGTCCGGCAAAGACCATCTTAGAGATAACAAAATTGGTCAAT GTATGCCTAGCAGTGCCTCAACTAGTGACAACGAGTCCTGCGTACTTAGTGCCACCCTGGAATCGTCTGAGTTGAAGATGTGGATCCGATCCGAGTCGGAGAATTCAGTGCCATCGTGGGCGTCCTCTATCAGCCTTGACAGTCAGTCGGAGGAAGCAATACTGGATTTTATGAAGCGTTTCGTGAAAATACTTTTCCGAGAAAGTTCCTCCATTACACTGGAGCTGAAATCCGATTTCGGTCAATACGCACGG aCGGAAACTGGTCGCCTGTGGTTCTCTCGCTTGGTTAACGCACAACGAGCCAAATCTAAACGGGTAGATGAATCGACCTTTTATTCGCTGATTCAGTATTTTGCAATTGTGTTGTTTGAGTGTGCCGAAAGTGAGGACTTTTCCCCGGCCAAAACTCTTATGAACATGTGCTTTACCTTCTATCATGACA TTGACGTTCCTGGTTGTGAACCATACCGTGAGTATTTGTACACCTATTTGCGGGATCAACCGATTTGGCACTCGTTGCGTTTCTGGAATGCGGCCTTTTTCGATGCTTTACAAACCGAGCGGAAGCACCGGCCGGTTCCTCCGACGAAATCGACAAATTCGCAAGCCAGAGCGGATGATGCGACCGGTTGCCACGTACTTGCCGTGCCTGAAGCGGAACGATCTTCGTCAACCAGTGCCTGTGACCGGACGGATCCATTCGAGCTGCAGGAGGACAAAAAGTTCCATCAAAATCTTAGTTTCGGACAGTTGGG AAGTTTCACATGTAACATGCATGCCTTTGGCCTTAGTCGGGAACTGTGTTATGAATTTCTTATGAAACAATGTGTAATAGCAAATTTAAATATTg AACAGCAAAAACTACTCAAGGAAAATGTTGACCGAATGTACCGCGAGACGGATCCCTGGCGTGAAAACTAG